From Deltaproteobacteria bacterium, the proteins below share one genomic window:
- a CDS encoding lytic transglycosylase domain-containing protein, with the protein MRTVLVVAALALAPRAGAAAVSSPCAANSGPQGPDDPRLREWLRALVHEVAHEEGVDPHVLEALGMTETALQPALGRACEVGPFQVMPWWAGVFSLDSPLLLWDPRINAIAAARIYKAAWRRWDARFARAGANRVLRAAGWRGPLDRETFAALAYNWGKAPQAFAQAADLRTVPIPASTASYALRFSQALREARQRARADNGIPRARRP; encoded by the coding sequence GTGAGAACCGTCCTCGTGGTTGCGGCGCTGGCCCTCGCCCCGCGGGCCGGCGCCGCCGCCGTTTCCTCTCCTTGCGCCGCGAACAGCGGGCCGCAGGGGCCCGACGATCCGCGGCTGAGGGAATGGCTTCGCGCGCTCGTGCACGAGGTGGCCCACGAGGAGGGCGTCGATCCGCACGTGCTCGAGGCGCTGGGCATGACCGAGACCGCGCTCCAGCCGGCATTGGGCCGGGCGTGTGAGGTCGGTCCGTTCCAGGTGATGCCGTGGTGGGCGGGAGTCTTCAGCCTGGACTCGCCCCTGCTCCTCTGGGATCCGCGCATCAACGCGATCGCCGCCGCCCGGATCTACAAGGCGGCCTGGCGGCGCTGGGATGCGCGCTTCGCGAGGGCGGGAGCGAACCGCGTGCTCCGCGCCGCGGGATGGCGGGGACCTCTCGATCGGGAGACCTTCGCCGCCCTGGCCTACAACTGGGGCAAGGCCCCGCAGGCGTTCGCGCAGGCTGCGGATCTGCGGACCGTGCCGATCCCTGCCTCCACCGCGTCGTACGCGCTGCGCTTCAGCCAGGCGCTGCGGGAAGCGCGGCAGCGGGCGCGCGCGGATAATGGCATTCCTCGAGCCCGACGGCCGTGA